A window of Rhododendron vialii isolate Sample 1 chromosome 13a, ASM3025357v1 contains these coding sequences:
- the LOC131313694 gene encoding uncharacterized protein LOC131313694 encodes MFTSEKWTNSKWAKEQGGKHVEKVMLMASFWRNVLLALKFASPLVKVLRLVDEEVKPPMGYIYEAMDRAKETIANSFNQNKEMYDEVYKIIDKRWESQLHRPLRAAGFYLNFEFFYKDPEACKVPEVIGGLYKCITKLIPNTATQDLICVDLMKYERAEGLFGNPMAKRQRNTRAPADWWASFGHDTPDLQKFAV; translated from the exons ATGTTTACTTCAGAGAAGTGGACCAATAGCAAATGGGCAAAAGAGCAAGGAGGAAAACATGTAGAAAAAGTCATGTTGATGGCCTCATTTTGGAGGAATGTGCTCCTTGCCCTCAAGTTCGCATCCCCACTTGTTAAGGTACTTAGATTAGTTGATGAAGAAGTAAAGCCTCCAATGGGATACATTTATGAGGCTATGGATCGAGCTAAAGAAACTATTGCAAATTCCTTCAATCAAAATAAGGAGATGTATGATGAGGTCTATAAGATAATCGACAAGAGGTGGGAATCCCAATTGCATCGGCCTTTGCGTGCAGCTggtttttacttaaattttgaatttttttacaaagatcCAGAGGCTTGCAAAGTTCCAGAAGTCATTGGAGGCCTATACAAATGTATCACAAAGTTGATTCCTAATACTGCTACACAAGACCTTATTTGTGTCGACTTGATGAAGTATGAGAGAGCTGAAGGACTCTTCGGTAACCCAATGGCAAAGAGGCAAAGAAATACAAGGGCACCAG CTGACTGGTGGGCCTCATTTGGTCATGACACTCCCGACTTGCAAAAATTTGCCGTCTAA